Proteins encoded by one window of Streptomyces sp. NBC_01477:
- the thyX gene encoding FAD-dependent thymidylate synthase — MPSIRKDTPVPTDLPPGTPASPPAAVEFRDDVTVDLVKHSASDSDVLWAARVSTAGEQSLEELTKDPERSRGLINYLMRDRHGSPFEHNSMTFFISAPIFVFREFMRHRVGWSYNEESGRYRELQPVFYVPGQDRKLVQQGRPGKYEFVHGTPEQHKQTVAAMEESYTQSYAAYQAMLADGVAREVARATLPVGLFSSMYATCNARSLMHFLGLRTQHELAAVPSFPQREIEMVGERMEAAWAELMPLTHAAFNGNGRVAP; from the coding sequence ATGCCGTCCATCAGGAAGGACACTCCGGTGCCGACCGACCTCCCCCCCGGGACCCCCGCAAGCCCGCCGGCCGCTGTCGAGTTCCGGGACGACGTGACCGTCGACCTGGTCAAGCACAGCGCGTCGGACTCCGACGTCCTGTGGGCGGCCCGGGTCTCCACCGCGGGCGAGCAGTCGCTGGAGGAGCTGACCAAGGACCCGGAGCGCTCCAGGGGCCTGATCAACTACCTGATGCGGGACCGCCACGGCAGCCCCTTCGAGCACAACTCGATGACGTTCTTCATCAGCGCCCCGATCTTCGTCTTCCGCGAGTTCATGCGCCACCGCGTCGGCTGGTCCTACAACGAGGAGTCCGGCCGCTACCGCGAGCTCCAGCCGGTCTTCTACGTGCCGGGGCAGGACCGCAAGCTGGTGCAGCAGGGCCGTCCCGGGAAGTACGAGTTCGTGCACGGGACACCCGAACAGCACAAGCAGACCGTCGCGGCGATGGAGGAGTCCTACACGCAGTCCTACGCCGCGTATCAGGCGATGCTCGCCGACGGTGTGGCCCGCGAGGTGGCCAGGGCCACCCTTCCGGTCGGTCTGTTCTCCTCGATGTACGCGACCTGCAACGCCCGCTCGCTGATGCACTTCCTCGGCCTGCGCACCCAGCACGAGCTGGCCGCGGTGCCGTCCTTCCCGCAGCGGGAGATCGAGATGGTCGGCGAGCGGATGGAAGCGGCCTGGGCGGAACTGATGCCGCTCACCCATGCGGCGTTCAACGGGAACGGGCGTGTCGCCCCGTAG
- a CDS encoding M16 family metallopeptidase encodes MTTRSTAATARPSTKGRAVRTRTLLPGTDGIGTVRRSVLPGGLRVVTETLPTVRSATFGIWAAVGSRDETPVLNGATHYLEHLLFKGTQRRSALDISASIDAVGGEMNAFTAKEYTCYYARVLDTDLPLAIDVVCDMLTGSLIRQEDIDAERGVVLEEIAMTEDDPGDQVHDLFSTAMLGDTPLGRPVLGTVETVNALTRDQVARFYRKHYDPTRLVVAAAGNIDHASVVRQVRRAFDKAGALRDPDARPRPPRDGARTLSTAGRVEVLDRRTEQAHVVLGMPGLSRTDERRWALGVLNTALGGGMSSRLFQEVREKRGLAYSVYSYTSSFADCGLFGVYAGCQPARVPDVLKICRDELNAVAEQGLTDEELRRAIGQLSGSTVLGLEDTGALMNRIGKSELCWGDQLSVDDLLAKIAAVTPDEVRAVARDVLGQRPSLAVIGPLKQKQTARLHEAVS; translated from the coding sequence GTGACGACTCGCTCCACCGCCGCGACGGCCCGCCCCTCCACCAAGGGGCGGGCCGTCCGCACGCGGACCCTGCTGCCCGGAACCGACGGCATCGGCACCGTTCGGCGCAGCGTGCTGCCCGGCGGCCTGCGGGTCGTCACCGAGACGCTGCCGACCGTACGCTCGGCCACCTTCGGCATCTGGGCGGCCGTCGGCTCCCGCGACGAGACCCCGGTGCTCAACGGCGCCACCCACTACCTGGAGCACCTGCTCTTCAAGGGCACGCAGCGGCGCAGCGCGCTCGACATCTCCGCCTCGATCGACGCGGTCGGCGGCGAGATGAACGCGTTCACCGCCAAGGAGTACACCTGCTACTACGCCCGGGTGCTCGACACCGACCTGCCGCTGGCCATCGACGTGGTCTGCGACATGCTCACCGGGTCGCTGATCCGCCAGGAGGACATCGACGCCGAGCGCGGCGTCGTCCTGGAAGAGATCGCGATGACCGAGGACGACCCGGGCGACCAGGTGCACGACCTGTTCAGCACCGCCATGCTCGGCGACACCCCGCTCGGCCGCCCGGTCCTGGGCACCGTCGAGACCGTCAACGCCCTCACCCGCGACCAGGTCGCCCGCTTCTACCGCAAGCACTACGACCCCACCCGCCTGGTGGTCGCCGCCGCGGGCAACATCGACCACGCGAGCGTCGTACGCCAGGTCCGCCGCGCCTTCGACAAGGCCGGCGCGCTGCGCGACCCCGACGCCCGGCCCCGGCCGCCCCGCGACGGCGCCCGGACGCTGAGCACCGCGGGCCGGGTCGAGGTGCTCGACCGGCGCACCGAGCAGGCCCATGTCGTCCTCGGCATGCCGGGCCTGTCCCGCACCGACGAGCGGCGCTGGGCACTGGGCGTGCTCAACACCGCGCTCGGCGGCGGCATGAGCTCCCGGCTGTTCCAGGAGGTCCGCGAGAAGCGCGGCCTGGCCTATTCGGTCTACTCCTACACCTCCTCCTTCGCCGACTGCGGCCTCTTCGGGGTCTACGCCGGCTGCCAGCCCGCCCGGGTGCCGGACGTGCTCAAGATCTGCCGGGACGAGCTGAACGCGGTCGCCGAGCAGGGCCTGACCGACGAGGAGCTGCGCCGCGCCATCGGCCAGCTGTCCGGGTCGACCGTCCTGGGCCTGGAGGACACCGGCGCGCTGATGAACCGGATCGGCAAGAGCGAGCTGTGCTGGGGCGACCAGCTCTCGGTCGACGACCTGCTGGCGAAGATCGCCGCCGTGACCCCCGACGAGGTACGGGCGGTCGCCCGCGACGTCCTCGGGCAGCGCCCCTCACTGGCCGTCATCGGCCCGCTCAAGCAGAAGCAGACCGCCCGCCTGCACGAAGCCGTCTCCTAG
- the dapA gene encoding 4-hydroxy-tetrahydrodipicolinate synthase produces MAPTSTPKAPFGRVLTAMVTPFTTDGALDLAGAQQLAAHLVDEGNDGLVVNGTTGESPTTSDTEKDQLVRAVVEAVGDRAFVIAGVGTNDTRHSTELARQAERAGAHGLLTVTPYYSKPPQEGLYRHFTAIADATELPVMLYDIPGRSGVPLDTETIVRLAEHPRIVANKDAKGDLGAAGWALARSGLAWYSGDDMLNLPLLAIGASGFVSVVGHLVTPELRAMLDAYTGGDVAKAAEIHQRLLPVYTGMFRAQGVITTKTALALRGLPAGPLRLPLVELDPEATERLRKDLADGGVHL; encoded by the coding sequence ATGGCTCCGACCTCCACCCCCAAGGCCCCCTTCGGGCGGGTACTGACCGCAATGGTCACGCCGTTCACCACGGACGGCGCACTCGACCTCGCCGGCGCCCAGCAGCTCGCCGCCCACCTCGTGGACGAGGGCAACGACGGACTCGTCGTGAACGGCACCACCGGGGAGTCGCCCACCACGAGCGACACGGAGAAAGACCAGCTCGTACGGGCCGTGGTCGAGGCCGTCGGCGACCGCGCCTTCGTCATCGCCGGTGTCGGCACCAACGACACCCGGCACAGCACGGAACTCGCCCGCCAGGCGGAGCGCGCCGGAGCCCACGGCCTGCTCACGGTCACGCCGTACTACAGCAAGCCCCCGCAGGAGGGCCTGTACCGGCACTTCACCGCCATCGCCGACGCCACAGAGCTACCCGTCATGCTCTACGACATCCCGGGCCGCAGCGGAGTCCCGCTGGACACCGAGACCATCGTCCGGCTGGCGGAACACCCCAGGATCGTCGCCAACAAGGACGCCAAGGGCGACCTCGGCGCCGCCGGCTGGGCACTCGCCCGCAGCGGCCTGGCCTGGTACTCCGGTGACGACATGCTCAACCTCCCGCTGCTGGCCATCGGCGCCAGCGGCTTCGTCTCGGTCGTCGGCCACCTCGTCACCCCCGAGCTGCGCGCCATGCTGGACGCGTACACCGGCGGCGACGTCGCCAAGGCGGCCGAAATCCACCAGCGGCTGCTCCCGGTCTACACCGGCATGTTCCGCGCCCAGGGCGTCATCACCACCAAGACCGCCCTCGCGCTGCGCGGACTGCCCGCGGGCCCGCTCCGGCTCCCGCTCGTCGAGCTGGACCCGGAGGCCACCGAACGCCTCAGGAAGGATCTCGCCGACGGCGGGGTACACCTCTGA
- the dapB gene encoding 4-hydroxy-tetrahydrodipicolinate reductase gives MSKLRVAVIGAQGRIGSAAAGAVEAADDLDLVAAIDRDDPLDTLTAAGAQVAVELTHPDAVMANLEFCVGHGIHAVVGTTGWTEERLALLRGWLADTPGTGVLVAPNFSIGAVLTMRFARQAARWFESAEVIELHHNNKADAPSGTATRTAQLIAAARTEAGLAPQHDPTTHGLDGARGADVEGVPVHSVRLRGLLAHQEVLFGGTGETLTIRHDSLHHSSFMPGILLAARTVPGVPGLTYGLEHFLDGTEPGHPED, from the coding sequence ATGAGCAAGCTCCGTGTGGCCGTCATCGGCGCCCAGGGCCGGATCGGCTCGGCGGCGGCCGGCGCCGTCGAGGCCGCGGACGACCTCGACCTGGTCGCCGCGATCGACCGCGACGACCCGCTGGACACGCTGACCGCGGCCGGCGCCCAGGTCGCGGTGGAACTGACCCACCCCGACGCGGTCATGGCCAATCTGGAATTCTGCGTCGGGCACGGCATCCACGCCGTGGTCGGCACCACCGGGTGGACCGAGGAACGCCTCGCCCTGCTGCGCGGCTGGCTGGCCGATACACCCGGCACCGGTGTGCTCGTCGCCCCGAATTTCTCCATCGGCGCCGTCCTGACCATGCGGTTCGCCCGGCAGGCGGCCCGATGGTTCGAATCGGCCGAGGTCATCGAGCTGCACCACAACAACAAGGCGGACGCCCCCAGCGGCACCGCCACCCGCACCGCCCAGCTGATCGCCGCCGCCAGGACCGAGGCCGGCCTCGCGCCGCAGCACGACCCGACCACCCACGGCCTGGACGGCGCCCGCGGCGCGGACGTCGAGGGCGTGCCCGTGCACTCGGTACGGCTGCGCGGTCTGCTCGCCCACCAGGAGGTGCTGTTCGGCGGCACCGGCGAGACGCTGACCATCCGGCACGACTCGCTGCACCACAGCAGCTTCATGCCCGGCATCCTGCTCGCCGCCCGCACCGTCCCCGGTGTCCCCGGCCTGACCTACGGCCTGGAACACTTCCTCGACGGGACAGAACCCGGCCACCCTGAGGACTGA